One uncultured Hyphomonas sp. genomic region harbors:
- a CDS encoding TonB-dependent receptor — protein MNLRLLASASAISISVLAAPAFAQDNATDNEAARETPEGEARQDKIIVTSTRREQSLQDVPLAVTAFQQEAMSEKGIVSYDGLARETPGIVLNQPTANFNTITTRGIATNGYGANLQAATAIYINELPISSNGNSTILDPTLFDVERVEVLRGPQGTLFGANSLSGAVRILTKQPNPNKFEASTLVDFGVTDGDAVRQRYNGMVNLPLIEDQLALRVVGFYRDEDGWVDNLGTGIEGANSLKAVGGRAHLLWEPTDKFDIGLLIIREDNEPADSSLTNPDRGEFIRYTDRPDLFQSDLTSYNLTANWDMDFATLTSSSNYSKIDGKFIVDLAGTFGGTIPFALDAVGHDENFVQEVRLASADGGAWDWIVGGFYFNKRRDIDYDYRSSQEFLDERGLTGLPDEYYYRFKGYFDAIESAAFGELTYHFSDKLWATGGLRYTETSVQSHTLAGGYNSNYLTAALFGLTNTALTITPVVAADGLKVEADNLSYKASLSYKPVDNVTTYASIATGFRSPVANARAGLASGVDPNDIIIPNGADSDKLISYEVGMKGAFFDRKLTANLAAYYINWEDIQVQANRLSDQAQFATNIGKAVSQGLEFEIGYYPGNGFSLFANGSLSDTEITDLTDAEAAISGAEEGLQLAMPDFQGALTARYDFDIGDKDAFVTATAAYVGDFPAMLPNVPGNPGTPAPTFDYTEAYTVVNAQAGISKNDWKVIAYVENLFDDSSITYVHPEGFLDSRYARVRPQTIGVRFSYEY, from the coding sequence ATGAATCTACGGCTTCTGGCTTCCGCGTCAGCAATTTCGATTTCTGTTTTGGCCGCTCCGGCATTCGCGCAGGATAATGCGACGGATAACGAGGCTGCGCGTGAAACACCTGAGGGTGAGGCGCGTCAGGATAAGATCATTGTTACATCAACCCGGCGGGAACAAAGCCTGCAGGATGTGCCGCTGGCCGTCACAGCTTTCCAGCAGGAAGCCATGTCGGAAAAAGGTATCGTCAGCTATGACGGCCTCGCCCGCGAAACACCCGGCATCGTGCTGAACCAGCCGACGGCCAACTTCAACACAATCACCACGCGCGGCATCGCCACCAACGGCTACGGCGCCAACCTGCAGGCCGCCACCGCGATTTACATCAACGAGCTTCCGATCTCCTCGAACGGCAACTCGACCATTCTCGACCCGACGCTGTTTGATGTCGAGCGGGTGGAAGTTCTGCGCGGGCCGCAGGGCACGCTGTTCGGCGCGAACTCGCTGTCCGGCGCTGTGCGCATCCTCACCAAGCAACCCAATCCTAACAAATTTGAAGCATCCACTCTGGTGGACTTCGGCGTGACAGATGGCGATGCCGTCCGCCAGCGGTACAATGGCATGGTCAACTTGCCGCTCATCGAAGACCAGCTGGCGCTGCGTGTTGTTGGGTTTTACCGCGATGAGGACGGCTGGGTCGATAACCTCGGGACCGGTATCGAAGGTGCGAACTCATTGAAAGCGGTCGGTGGCCGCGCGCACCTGCTGTGGGAACCGACTGACAAATTCGACATCGGCCTGCTCATCATCCGTGAGGACAACGAGCCTGCGGATTCGAGTCTCACCAACCCGGACCGAGGTGAGTTCATTCGCTACACGGACCGCCCCGATCTCTTCCAGTCCGATCTGACCAGCTACAACCTGACAGCCAACTGGGACATGGACTTCGCGACGCTTACCAGCTCTTCGAACTATTCCAAGATCGACGGCAAGTTCATCGTCGACCTGGCGGGCACGTTTGGTGGAACCATCCCCTTCGCACTCGATGCGGTCGGTCATGACGAAAACTTCGTTCAGGAGGTCCGTCTGGCATCCGCCGATGGCGGAGCATGGGACTGGATCGTTGGCGGCTTCTACTTCAACAAACGCCGCGACATCGACTACGATTACCGTTCCTCGCAGGAATTCCTCGATGAGCGTGGCCTGACCGGTCTGCCGGATGAGTACTACTACCGCTTCAAGGGCTATTTCGACGCCATCGAATCGGCGGCATTCGGGGAGCTGACCTATCACTTCTCCGACAAGCTGTGGGCGACAGGCGGACTGCGCTACACCGAAACCTCGGTGCAGTCTCACACGCTTGCCGGTGGCTATAATTCGAACTACCTGACCGCCGCGCTTTTCGGCCTGACCAATACGGCCCTCACGATTACGCCGGTTGTCGCGGCAGATGGGCTCAAGGTCGAAGCCGACAATTTGTCGTACAAGGCCAGCCTCTCCTACAAGCCGGTAGACAATGTGACGACCTATGCGTCGATTGCGACGGGTTTCCGCTCGCCGGTCGCGAACGCCCGTGCTGGCCTCGCCAGCGGTGTGGATCCCAACGACATCATCATCCCGAACGGGGCCGATTCGGACAAGCTCATCAGCTATGAGGTCGGCATGAAGGGCGCCTTCTTCGACCGCAAGCTGACAGCGAACCTCGCCGCCTACTACATCAATTGGGAGGACATCCAGGTTCAGGCAAACCGCCTGTCTGACCAGGCGCAGTTCGCGACCAATATCGGCAAGGCCGTCAGCCAGGGTCTGGAGTTCGAGATCGGCTACTATCCGGGTAACGGCTTCAGCCTGTTCGCGAACGGCTCGCTCAGCGACACCGAAATCACGGACCTTACGGATGCGGAAGCGGCGATCTCGGGTGCCGAGGAAGGGCTGCAACTCGCCATGCCGGACTTCCAGGGGGCTCTCACGGCGCGCTACGATTTTGATATCGGCGACAAGGACGCCTTCGTGACCGCGACGGCCGCCTATGTCGGTGACTTCCCGGCCATGTTGCCGAACGTGCCGGGCAATCCGGGCACACCGGCCCCGACCTTCGATTACACGGAAGCGTACACGGTCGTGAATGCGCAGGCCGGCATCTCGAAGAACGACTGGAAGGTGATCGCCTATGTCGAGAACCTGTTTGACGACAGTTCGATCACCTACGTCCACCCGGAAGGCTTCCTCGATAGCCGCTATGCCCGCGTGCGCCCGCAAACGATCGGCGTCCGGTTCAGCTACGAGTACTAG
- a CDS encoding carboxylesterase family protein, with product MLTGFPAGTWQMMPKSGVFALLLVVCMPLLAMGCATEQAGKPVGEIVTDTPAGVVRGRVVGDVAVYRGIPYALPPTGARRWTPPQAVPDWEGERDAQAFGPACPQPASLPGNIYATELGSVDEDCLSLNVWAPENAENAPVFVWIHGGSLTTGAGSLDMYDGARMAREQGLVVVTINYRLGVLGYLAHPGLSAESGQGISGNYGLMDQILALEWVKRNISAFGGDAENVTVAGESAGALSVVMLMTSPKAKGLFDKAIAESAYMVTMASLKEQRNGLPSAEATGEALAQKMGAEDVDSLRAMSADKLVNLSRKAGYFPFPVIDGVYETGQMVEIFDRGEQAPVPVLAGFNEGEIRSLRFLLPPVPKNAEAYEAAIRNGYGELSDRYLELYPSDNLDASMLAATRDAMYGWTAERLAASQTVHGHPSFLYLFDHSYPAADRLGLRAFHASEIPYVFGTMKEAVAPWPEIPDTEEERALSEDMMQYWASFARDGKPVADGAPDWPAYGNTATGMVFAEQPKTWDMLARQRFDLHEEVVCRRRAAGNIPWNWNVGILSPPLPPKEAACE from the coding sequence ATGCTGACAGGTTTTCCGGCGGGCACGTGGCAGATGATGCCGAAGTCTGGTGTATTTGCCCTGCTGCTTGTTGTGTGCATGCCGCTTCTGGCGATGGGGTGCGCAACGGAACAGGCCGGAAAGCCGGTTGGCGAAATCGTGACGGACACGCCCGCGGGCGTGGTTCGGGGGCGGGTCGTGGGGGATGTCGCGGTCTATCGCGGCATCCCCTATGCCTTGCCGCCCACAGGCGCGCGCCGATGGACACCGCCGCAAGCGGTTCCAGACTGGGAAGGCGAGCGGGATGCCCAGGCGTTCGGACCGGCCTGCCCGCAACCGGCCTCCCTGCCGGGGAACATCTATGCGACCGAGCTGGGCTCCGTCGATGAAGATTGTCTCAGCCTCAATGTCTGGGCGCCGGAAAATGCGGAGAACGCGCCGGTCTTCGTCTGGATACATGGTGGATCGCTGACCACGGGGGCGGGCAGCCTCGACATGTATGATGGTGCCCGGATGGCACGCGAGCAGGGGCTTGTGGTCGTCACGATCAACTACCGCCTCGGCGTGCTCGGCTATCTCGCGCATCCGGGGCTCAGCGCCGAGTCCGGGCAGGGCATCTCCGGCAATTACGGCCTGATGGACCAGATTCTGGCGCTGGAATGGGTCAAGCGAAACATCTCTGCCTTCGGTGGGGATGCGGAGAATGTCACGGTGGCGGGGGAGTCCGCCGGCGCCCTCAGCGTCGTCATGCTGATGACCTCGCCCAAGGCAAAAGGCCTGTTCGACAAGGCGATTGCGGAAAGCGCCTATATGGTGACGATGGCGTCCCTGAAGGAACAGCGGAACGGCCTGCCGTCCGCTGAGGCGACCGGTGAAGCGCTGGCGCAGAAAATGGGCGCCGAAGACGTCGACTCCCTCCGCGCGATGTCTGCTGACAAGCTGGTCAACCTGTCCCGCAAGGCTGGCTACTTCCCGTTCCCGGTCATCGACGGCGTGTACGAGACCGGCCAGATGGTCGAGATTTTCGACAGGGGCGAACAAGCCCCCGTGCCGGTCCTCGCCGGTTTCAATGAAGGGGAAATCCGTTCCCTCCGTTTCCTCCTGCCGCCCGTGCCGAAGAATGCCGAGGCCTATGAGGCCGCGATCCGGAATGGTTATGGCGAACTATCCGACCGCTACCTGGAACTTTACCCGTCTGATAATCTGGACGCGAGCATGCTGGCTGCGACGCGCGATGCCATGTATGGCTGGACGGCAGAGCGCCTTGCCGCATCTCAGACCGTACACGGACACCCTTCCTTCTTGTACCTGTTCGACCATAGCTATCCTGCGGCCGACCGGCTTGGCCTGCGTGCTTTCCACGCCTCCGAGATTCCTTACGTTTTCGGAACCATGAAAGAAGCTGTCGCGCCTTGGCCGGAGATTCCGGACACCGAGGAGGAGCGGGCGCTGTCGGAAGACATGATGCAATATTGGGCGAGCTTCGCGCGGGACGGAAAGCCGGTCGCCGATGGCGCTCCGGACTGGCCTGCTTATGGTAATACGGCCACAGGCATGGTTTTCGCCGAACAGCCGAAGACCTGGGACATGCTCGCCCGACAGCGTTTCGACTTACACGAAGAGGTGGTCTGCCGCCGCCGTGCCGCTGGCAATATTCCCTGGAACTGGAATGTCGGCATCCTCTCTCCCCCTCTCCCACCAAAGGAAGCCGCATGCGAATGA
- a CDS encoding long-chain-fatty-acid--CoA ligase — protein sequence MIDGSIQDYALTLDKLLDHGAKWHSGKEVVTAHADGSTSRINYAGLRNRAKRVSAMLQRLGVSQGDRVATLCWNTQAHMECWYGIMGMGAVCHTLNPRLTAEQIAWMLGQSEAEILIVSADLSPLASNVVELAKRIRKILVIDPEQADLPTLDALPSAQLLEEQLTDDDEDPPWGAFPETTPCGLCFTSGTTGDPKGVTYTHRGNFLHTLRQLQADVSGMTSHDVVLPVVPMFHASAWGLPFSAPATGAKLVFPGRHTDGERLARLIVDEGVTIAVGVPTVWLGVFDYADVAGVEFPTLKSVMVGGAPMHPALMKRIEDRGISVQTTWGMTELSPLGTAAPPGDARSPDTAGRPAIGIDLMLADSTGKPLEEQRGQEGHLWVRGTSVVERYFGQTEPATQSGWFSTGDLARLSDDGQLFITGRAKDLIKSGGEWINPTEIETLVSGLPEVALAAVIGQPHEKWGERPLLLVEFRNGSALSDQALREPLEGQVPSWWIPEDIIRLSEIPLAPTGKIDKKRLRSLYSAPEVAGG from the coding sequence ATGATCGACGGTTCGATACAGGATTATGCGCTGACCCTCGACAAGCTTCTCGACCATGGTGCCAAATGGCATTCCGGGAAGGAAGTCGTGACGGCCCACGCGGATGGCAGCACGAGCCGCATAAATTATGCGGGGCTTCGGAACCGAGCAAAGCGTGTCTCAGCGATGCTCCAGAGGCTTGGTGTGTCTCAGGGCGACCGTGTGGCGACGCTTTGCTGGAACACCCAGGCTCATATGGAATGCTGGTATGGCATCATGGGCATGGGCGCGGTCTGCCACACGCTCAACCCGCGCCTTACGGCAGAGCAGATCGCCTGGATGCTCGGCCAGTCGGAAGCGGAAATCCTGATCGTTAGCGCAGACCTTTCGCCTCTCGCCTCGAATGTGGTGGAGCTGGCGAAGCGTATCCGGAAAATTCTGGTGATTGACCCGGAACAGGCGGACTTGCCCACCCTGGATGCCTTACCGTCTGCGCAGCTCCTGGAAGAGCAGCTCACGGACGATGATGAAGACCCGCCCTGGGGGGCGTTTCCGGAAACGACACCTTGCGGCCTCTGCTTCACGTCGGGTACGACGGGGGATCCGAAAGGCGTTACCTACACGCACCGGGGAAACTTTCTGCATACGTTACGCCAGCTTCAGGCGGATGTCTCGGGGATGACATCGCACGATGTCGTGCTGCCCGTTGTTCCCATGTTCCATGCCAGCGCATGGGGCCTTCCGTTTTCGGCACCGGCGACGGGGGCAAAGCTCGTTTTTCCGGGGCGTCATACGGATGGCGAACGGCTGGCACGTCTGATCGTCGACGAGGGGGTCACCATCGCCGTCGGAGTGCCGACCGTATGGCTTGGCGTGTTTGACTATGCCGATGTGGCAGGAGTGGAGTTCCCAACATTGAAAAGCGTGATGGTCGGGGGCGCCCCGATGCATCCCGCTCTGATGAAGCGGATTGAAGACCGTGGTATCAGTGTGCAGACGACATGGGGCATGACGGAATTGTCTCCGCTCGGCACCGCCGCGCCGCCAGGGGACGCGCGCTCGCCGGATACGGCTGGCCGGCCCGCAATCGGGATCGATCTCATGCTCGCGGACAGCACAGGCAAACCGCTGGAAGAACAGAGGGGGCAGGAAGGTCACCTCTGGGTCCGGGGGACATCTGTTGTGGAGCGCTATTTCGGCCAGACGGAACCGGCGACGCAAAGTGGCTGGTTTTCGACCGGCGACCTCGCCCGTCTGAGTGATGACGGCCAGCTCTTCATTACCGGCCGCGCCAAGGACCTGATCAAGTCCGGTGGTGAGTGGATCAATCCAACCGAGATCGAAACGCTGGTGTCCGGCTTGCCGGAAGTCGCGCTTGCCGCGGTCATTGGCCAGCCGCATGAGAAATGGGGCGAGCGGCCGCTGCTTCTCGTGGAGTTCCGGAACGGAAGCGCCCTCAGCGATCAGGCGCTGCGGGAACCGCTGGAGGGGCAGGTGCCATCCTGGTGGATTCCGGAAGACATTATTCGCCTGAGTGAAATTCCGCTGGCGCCGACCGGGAAGATCGACAAGAAGCGCCTGCGCAGTCTCTACAGTGCCCCGGAAGTGGCCGGCGGCTAA
- a CDS encoding carboxylesterase family protein — MASQTGFRNLLLAMAATALSACGNPEPEVSARPLVELRQGVLAGEYEGRLDVFRGIPYAAPPVGGARWTAPGPALAWDGVRDASSFGPACIQPPVPETSLYYDPPAESSEDCLTLNVWAGPDAETAPVIVWIHGGSLRIGSSAEPMYDGAEFARRGVVFVSINYRLGVLGYLTHAGLSAEAPDGVSGNYGLRDQIAALRWVRDNIESFGGDPSNVTIMGESAGALSVSYLLTSPDADGLFHKAIIESPNARNFPELKTAAYGLPSAEAIGASVFESLGLETLEAARAMDAQELTNQAKFAPQGTVDGKVLPLQIIDAFDTGRFAKVPVLAGFNSGEIRAQRAFAPRPPDSSEAYEAEITARYGDTAEAFLDVYPSDDVPGSILATLRDAIYGWSAERIVRKETAAGQPAFMYVFDYCYPAAEAEDLCAFHASELPFVFGNLAPESLPPNWPVPDGDQDQAISKTLLDYWTSFAATGQPESVYGPVWSSYGQDQSYLDIGQTLASHTDPIPGMFELHEQLVAERKAASEPWFLNIGLGARPLSDAAGNEAE; from the coding sequence ATGGCTTCGCAGACTGGGTTCCGGAATCTCCTTCTGGCTATGGCAGCCACAGCTCTTTCTGCCTGCGGCAATCCGGAGCCTGAAGTCTCGGCGCGTCCTTTGGTCGAGCTCCGGCAGGGCGTTCTGGCGGGTGAATACGAAGGCCGTCTTGATGTGTTCCGCGGCATCCCTTATGCGGCGCCTCCGGTTGGCGGCGCACGATGGACTGCGCCCGGGCCGGCCCTGGCCTGGGACGGCGTTCGTGATGCATCGTCTTTCGGCCCGGCCTGCATCCAGCCGCCGGTTCCTGAAACCAGCCTCTATTACGATCCGCCTGCGGAGTCTTCCGAGGACTGCCTCACCCTGAATGTGTGGGCTGGCCCCGATGCGGAGACGGCCCCGGTCATCGTGTGGATTCATGGCGGGTCCCTGCGGATCGGGAGCAGTGCGGAGCCGATGTATGACGGCGCCGAATTTGCCCGGCGCGGGGTCGTGTTCGTTTCGATCAATTACCGCCTCGGCGTGCTGGGCTACCTGACGCATGCAGGCCTCAGCGCGGAGGCGCCTGACGGGGTATCCGGCAATTACGGTCTGCGTGACCAGATCGCAGCGCTGCGATGGGTCCGGGACAATATAGAATCCTTCGGGGGTGATCCGTCCAACGTGACCATCATGGGGGAGTCGGCAGGCGCGCTCAGCGTCTCCTACCTCCTGACCAGTCCGGACGCCGACGGCCTGTTCCACAAGGCGATCATCGAGAGCCCCAATGCCCGGAATTTCCCGGAGCTGAAAACGGCGGCCTATGGCCTGCCATCGGCGGAAGCCATCGGGGCGTCAGTCTTTGAAAGTCTCGGCCTCGAAACGCTGGAGGCTGCCCGCGCCATGGACGCTCAGGAGTTGACGAACCAGGCGAAGTTTGCCCCGCAGGGCACGGTCGACGGCAAGGTGCTGCCGTTGCAGATCATTGATGCCTTCGACACGGGCCGCTTCGCGAAGGTGCCCGTCCTTGCCGGGTTCAACAGCGGCGAAATCCGCGCCCAGCGCGCTTTCGCACCGCGCCCGCCGGACTCTTCTGAGGCCTACGAAGCGGAAATCACCGCGCGATATGGCGACACGGCGGAGGCGTTCCTTGACGTCTATCCATCCGATGACGTGCCGGGATCGATCCTCGCCACGTTGCGCGACGCGATCTATGGCTGGTCGGCTGAACGGATCGTCCGGAAGGAAACTGCGGCAGGGCAACCGGCCTTCATGTACGTCTTCGACTATTGCTACCCGGCCGCAGAGGCCGAGGATCTCTGTGCCTTCCATGCGAGTGAGTTACCGTTCGTGTTCGGCAATCTGGCTCCGGAAAGCCTGCCTCCGAACTGGCCCGTTCCGGATGGCGATCAGGATCAGGCCATCTCCAAAACGCTGCTGGATTACTGGACGTCCTTCGCTGCAACAGGCCAGCCGGAGAGCGTCTATGGTCCGGTATGGTCATCCTATGGTCAGGATCAGTCATACCTTGATATCGGCCAGACCCTCGCAAGTCACACCGATCCCATCCCCGGAATGTTCGAACTGCACGAGCAACTGGTCGCGGAGCGCAAGGCTGCCAGCGAGCCCTGGTTCCTGAATATCGGCCTGGGCGCCCGTCCCCTGAGTGATGCCGCAGGGAACGAGGCAGAGTAA
- a CDS encoding VCBS repeat-containing protein — protein MLFRRSLLLGSAVLVTSACQSATNPPPADMPPAIRTVADTPSDAQAPDGQYISWQEHTVDDEQVNGGLPIRGGDGLAMADLDGDGYLDIVSVHEDSNHLRIAFGTADPEIWVNITVAEGAEVGAIEDIAIGDIDGDGWPDLVAACEEAHLLYIQNPGKDFRTAKWARIIPEITEGRGSWLRVFITDMDGDGRQDVLAANKGTADILDPSHPGAAHPTSLFRLHGNPLQQDSWQEQALSWEVVPNTAMPVDIDNDGDPDVLVAARQMMEMAILENTGTLPDGTLAVTAHPIAITAGFPVPPGWTGASNAFQSVFADLDDDGRKDLIVSVHETSPEQSGNPMISGLGWLKQPENLDLPWTFYRIGNTLPDLIAGIAMADIDGDGDLDAITGGYSGLNILAGAYSGASRAEDSPGVTASSTVGRIAWFENPGDARKDWKRHDISRRVRGMYDGFIPRDMDGDGDADLVSTRGNSGAYDGVFWLEQLRTPAPRKAFTPAHSEDSRALPLPPGNWRDHYDTGITFTAPNKTEHE, from the coding sequence ATGCTATTTCGCAGATCACTTTTGCTCGGCTCCGCTGTACTGGTGACATCGGCCTGTCAGTCAGCGACCAATCCTCCTCCGGCGGACATGCCGCCTGCGATCCGGACGGTCGCCGATACGCCCAGCGACGCGCAGGCGCCTGATGGCCAGTATATTTCGTGGCAGGAACATACAGTCGATGATGAGCAGGTGAATGGTGGGCTTCCGATCCGTGGCGGCGACGGCCTCGCCATGGCAGATCTCGACGGCGACGGGTACCTCGACATCGTATCGGTGCACGAAGATTCGAACCATTTGCGTATCGCCTTTGGGACCGCCGATCCGGAGATCTGGGTGAACATCACGGTCGCGGAAGGCGCAGAAGTCGGCGCCATCGAAGATATTGCCATCGGAGACATCGACGGCGATGGCTGGCCCGACCTCGTCGCGGCCTGCGAAGAGGCTCACCTGCTCTACATCCAGAATCCCGGCAAGGATTTCCGCACCGCGAAGTGGGCGCGCATCATTCCGGAGATCACGGAGGGGCGCGGCTCCTGGCTGCGTGTATTCATCACGGATATGGATGGAGACGGACGGCAGGATGTGCTTGCCGCAAATAAAGGCACAGCCGACATCCTCGACCCAAGCCATCCCGGTGCGGCGCATCCGACGTCCCTGTTCCGCCTGCATGGCAACCCGCTGCAACAAGACAGCTGGCAGGAACAGGCCCTGTCATGGGAAGTCGTGCCCAACACAGCCATGCCAGTCGATATCGACAATGATGGCGACCCGGACGTGCTGGTTGCCGCGCGCCAGATGATGGAAATGGCGATCCTCGAAAACACCGGCACACTGCCGGACGGCACCCTCGCTGTTACGGCGCACCCGATCGCGATCACGGCAGGCTTTCCCGTTCCGCCCGGATGGACCGGCGCATCCAATGCCTTTCAGTCCGTCTTCGCTGACCTTGATGACGATGGGCGCAAGGACCTGATCGTGTCCGTTCACGAAACATCGCCCGAGCAATCCGGAAATCCGATGATCAGCGGGCTGGGCTGGCTTAAGCAGCCGGAGAACCTGGACCTGCCTTGGACCTTCTACAGGATCGGAAACACCCTCCCGGATCTCATTGCGGGCATTGCCATGGCTGACATTGATGGGGACGGCGACCTCGATGCAATCACCGGCGGATATTCCGGTCTCAACATCCTGGCCGGCGCCTATTCAGGGGCCTCCCGCGCCGAGGATAGTCCCGGCGTGACGGCCAGTTCCACCGTGGGACGCATCGCCTGGTTCGAGAACCCGGGCGACGCACGTAAGGACTGGAAACGACACGATATTTCCCGGCGCGTGCGGGGGATGTATGACGGCTTCATCCCGCGGGACATGGACGGTGACGGTGACGCCGACCTCGTTTCGACGCGGGGGAACAGCGGCGCCTATGACGGCGTGTTCTGGCTGGAGCAGCTTCGCACGCCAGCGCCGCGGAAGGCGTTCACCCCCGCCCACAGCGAGGACAGCCGGGCCCTGCCCTTACCGCCCGGCAACTGGCGTGATCATTACGATACCGGGATCACCTTCACCGCGCCGAACAAGACCGAACACGAGTAG
- a CDS encoding MFS transporter, with product MTAENIQSAQTGAPAPQPATDQPRTAYSSGPYRIYVLLILTTVYVLNFVDRQLLVILQEPIKTELNLSDTQLGLLTGFAFALFYVICGIPIARWADQGVRRNIIALALTVWSAMTAICGLAGNYTHLLLARIGVGVGEAGGSPPAHSMISDIFKPKNRALALSVYSIGIYIGILIGFALGSRIAETFGWRLAFFVVGLPGVVIALIVRLTVREPIRGWSEGAEKKAITAPPALDVARLLWTRVSFRHIAIAASLQAFLIYGIGNWFPSYFLRNFELSLSTVGTWMALTNGIGGALGSFFGGWMADKFGARDARWYLWTPGILTFLIVPVLLVALTSDSVLVALILTAPFHFLTAAYLGSVIAVSHSLVNARMRALTSAILFFILNLIGLGLGPLIVGSLSDIFTTSGFNSPLAMAMLICGVIGALWACLHYALAAKNIRADIERLEL from the coding sequence GTGACGGCCGAAAACATTCAGTCCGCACAGACGGGCGCGCCCGCACCGCAACCAGCGACGGATCAGCCACGGACCGCCTATTCAAGCGGGCCCTACCGGATTTACGTCCTTTTGATCCTGACGACCGTCTACGTCCTCAACTTCGTGGACCGGCAGCTGTTGGTGATCCTGCAGGAGCCGATCAAGACCGAACTGAACCTGTCGGACACCCAGCTCGGCCTGCTGACCGGATTTGCCTTCGCACTCTTCTACGTGATTTGCGGCATCCCGATTGCGCGGTGGGCTGATCAGGGCGTTCGCCGCAACATCATTGCGCTTGCCCTGACCGTCTGGAGTGCAATGACTGCAATATGTGGTCTCGCCGGCAATTACACCCACCTTCTGCTGGCCCGCATTGGGGTCGGCGTCGGCGAGGCAGGCGGCAGCCCACCAGCTCACTCCATGATCTCCGATATTTTCAAGCCAAAGAACCGCGCCCTTGCGCTGTCGGTCTATTCCATCGGCATCTATATCGGGATCCTGATCGGCTTTGCGCTGGGCAGCCGGATTGCAGAAACGTTCGGCTGGCGCCTCGCTTTCTTCGTGGTTGGCTTGCCCGGCGTGGTGATTGCGTTGATCGTACGCCTGACGGTCCGCGAACCCATTCGGGGCTGGTCAGAGGGGGCTGAGAAAAAGGCCATCACGGCTCCACCGGCTCTCGATGTGGCCCGCCTCCTGTGGACCCGGGTTTCTTTCCGGCATATCGCCATTGCCGCCAGTCTTCAGGCCTTTCTCATCTATGGCATCGGCAACTGGTTCCCCTCCTATTTCCTGCGCAATTTCGAGCTCAGCCTCAGCACGGTCGGCACCTGGATGGCGCTGACAAACGGCATCGGCGGTGCACTTGGATCCTTCTTTGGCGGCTGGATGGCCGACAAGTTCGGGGCGCGTGACGCCCGCTGGTATCTCTGGACACCGGGCATCCTCACCTTCCTGATCGTCCCCGTCCTGCTCGTCGCGCTGACATCGGACTCGGTTCTTGTCGCACTGATCTTGACAGCCCCGTTCCACTTCCTGACAGCCGCATATCTAGGCTCGGTCATTGCTGTCTCGCACAGCCTCGTGAATGCCCGGATGCGGGCCCTGACCTCGGCCATCCTTTTCTTTATCCTGAACCTGATTGGCCTTGGCCTCGGACCTCTGATCGTCGGTTCGCTCAGCGATATTTTCACGACGTCAGGCTTCAATTCCCCGCTCGCAATGGCCATGCTGATCTGCGGCGTGATCGGGGCGCTCTGGGCTTGCCTGCACTATGCGCTCGCCGCAAAAAATATCCGGGCAGACATTGAGAGGCTGGAACTGTGA